A genome region from Setaria italica strain Yugu1 chromosome III, Setaria_italica_v2.0, whole genome shotgun sequence includes the following:
- the LOC101777264 gene encoding uncharacterized protein LOC101777264 produces the protein MEGATGVGASECERKPLSEVVGDCVQRWFQDAFKEARKGDVANQVLVAQMFFSGYGVPKNEYKGRQWMDRASKYRSSALKVGMKRPGYNASDSDSDEANDDANQ, from the exons ATGGAGGGCGCTACCGGAGTCGGTGCGTCCGAGTGCGAGCGGAAGCCGCTGTCGGAGGTGGTGGGCGACTGCGTGCAGCGCTGGTTCCAGGACGCCTTCAAGGAGGCGCGCAAAGGGGACGTCGCCAACCAGGTGCTCGTCGCGCAGATGTTCTTCTCGGGTTACGGGGTTCCCAAGAACGAGTACAAG GGAAGACAATGGATGGACAGGGCATCCAAATACAGGAGTTCAGCGTTGAAGGTTGGCATGAAACGTCCAG GATACAATGCAAGTGACTCTGACTCCGATGAGGCAAATGATGATGCCAACCAATAA